The Oxalobacteraceae bacterium OTU3CINTB1 genome includes a window with the following:
- the kdpA gene encoding potassium-transporting ATPase subunit KdpA has product MTMQSIVLLVVFLAAVIALAYPLGILLTRVGNGNAIPGMGWIGKIEALLYRAAGIAGQDGKPEGQNWKAYAIALLAFNGIGALAVYALQRVQAFLPLNPQGFDNVSPDSSFNTAVSFVANTNWQGYSGEQTVSYLTQMLALTGQNFFSAATGMAVAYALIRGFSSRSAKSIGNFWVDATRSTLYVLLPLSLVFAVFLMGQGVIQNFSAYKEVTLLDPVTYTQPKVGADGQPLKDAKGEPVTETLTAKTQTIAMGPVASQEAIKMLGTNGGGFFNANSAHPYENPTPLTNFMQMLAIFLIPAGLCFAFGRMVGDPRQGWAVLAAMTLLFVATTVVVLGAEQQAHPALQALNVDQAMSALQSGGNMEGKETRFGISASALFAAVTTAASCGAVNAMHDSFMPLGGMIPMLLIQFGEVIFGGVGSGLYGMLIFAIMAVFIAGLMIGRTPEYLGKKIQAYEMKMTSIAILVTPTLVLVGTAIAVMTDAGKAGIANPGAHGFSEILYAFSSAANNNGSAFAGLSANTPFYNSMLAVAMWFGRFAMIVPILAIAGSLAGKNRLQANAGTMPTHGPMFIGLLCGVVALVGVLNYVPALALGPVVDHLQLFAK; this is encoded by the coding sequence ATGACCATGCAATCGATCGTTCTGCTGGTGGTGTTCCTGGCCGCCGTCATCGCATTGGCCTACCCGCTCGGCATCCTGCTGACGCGCGTCGGCAACGGCAATGCCATCCCCGGCATGGGCTGGATCGGCAAGATCGAGGCGCTGTTGTACCGCGCCGCCGGCATCGCTGGCCAGGACGGCAAACCCGAAGGCCAGAACTGGAAAGCCTACGCCATCGCGCTGCTGGCCTTCAACGGCATCGGCGCCTTAGCTGTTTACGCGCTTCAGCGGGTTCAGGCCTTCCTGCCGCTCAATCCCCAGGGCTTTGACAACGTCAGCCCCGACTCGTCGTTCAACACCGCCGTCAGCTTTGTCGCCAACACCAACTGGCAGGGCTACAGCGGCGAACAGACTGTGAGTTATCTAACCCAGATGCTGGCGCTGACCGGCCAGAACTTCTTCTCCGCCGCCACCGGCATGGCTGTCGCCTATGCGCTGATCCGGGGCTTTTCTTCACGTTCGGCCAAGTCGATCGGTAACTTCTGGGTCGACGCCACCCGTTCGACGCTGTATGTGCTGCTGCCGCTGTCGCTGGTGTTCGCCGTATTCCTGATGGGGCAGGGCGTGATCCAGAACTTCTCCGCGTATAAAGAAGTAACCCTGCTCGATCCGGTCACCTACACGCAGCCCAAAGTCGGCGCTGATGGACAGCCGCTGAAGGACGCCAAGGGCGAGCCGGTCACCGAAACGCTGACCGCCAAAACGCAAACCATCGCCATGGGACCTGTCGCCTCGCAGGAGGCGATCAAGATGCTGGGTACGAACGGTGGCGGCTTCTTTAACGCCAATTCCGCACATCCGTATGAGAATCCGACGCCGCTGACGAACTTCATGCAGATGCTGGCCATCTTCCTGATCCCGGCCGGCTTGTGCTTCGCGTTCGGCCGCATGGTGGGCGATCCGCGCCAGGGCTGGGCGGTCCTGGCCGCGATGACATTGCTGTTCGTCGCCACCACGGTCGTGGTGCTGGGCGCCGAGCAGCAGGCGCATCCCGCGCTGCAGGCGCTCAACGTCGACCAGGCCATGAGCGCGCTGCAATCGGGCGGCAATATGGAAGGCAAGGAAACCCGCTTCGGCATCAGCGCCTCGGCCTTGTTCGCCGCCGTGACCACGGCCGCCTCCTGCGGCGCGGTCAACGCCATGCATGATTCGTTCATGCCGTTGGGCGGCATGATCCCGATGCTGTTGATCCAGTTCGGCGAAGTGATATTCGGCGGCGTCGGCTCGGGGCTGTACGGCATGCTGATCTTCGCCATCATGGCCGTCTTCATCGCCGGCCTGATGATCGGCCGCACGCCGGAATACCTGGGCAAGAAGATCCAGGCATACGAGATGAAGATGACCTCCATCGCCATCCTGGTGACGCCGACCCTGGTGCTGGTCGGTACCGCCATCGCCGTCATGACGGACGCCGGCAAGGCCGGCATCGCCAATCCCGGCGCCCACGGCTTCTCCGAGATCCTGTACGCGTTCAGCTCCGCCGCCAACAACAACGGCAGCGCTTTTGCCGGCCTGTCAGCCAACACGCCGTTCTACAACAGCATGCTGGCGGTGGCGATGTGGTTCGGCCGCTTCGCGATGATCGTGCCTATCCTGGCCATCGCCGGTTCGCTGGCCGGTAAAAACCGCTTGCAGGCGAATGCCGGCACCATGCCGACCCACGGCCCGATGTTCATCGGCCTGCTGTGCGGCGTGGTGGCGCTGGTCGGCGTGCTCAATTATGTTCCGGCGCTCGCGCTCGGCCCAGTGGTCGACCACTTGCAGCTGTTTGCAAAATAA
- the kdpB gene encoding potassium-transporting ATPase subunit KdpB translates to MFDSELLMPAIADSFRKLSPATQVRSPVMFVVYVGSIITTLLYAQALFGKGETSPGFILAITVWLWFTVLFANFAEAMAEGRSKAQAASLRSLKQTVVAKKLASPKYGTTWLPQPALDLRKGNYILVEAGDVIPIDGEVIEGVASVDESAITGESAPVIRESGGDFSSVTGGTRVLSDWLVVKVTANPGETFLDRMISMVEGAKRQKTPNEIALTILLVALTIVFLIVTVTLLPFSLFSVAASGSGAPVTITVLIALLVCLIPTTIGGLLSAIGVAGMSRMMQANVIATSGRAVEAAGDVDVLLLDKTGTITLGNRQASSFVPAPGVTDQQLADIAQLASLADETPEGRSIVVLAKQKFNLREREMASLNAVFVPFTAQTRMSGVDIGDREIRKGAADTVRKYVEALGLPYPAEVTRAVDDISRRGSTPLVVVDGGRVMGVVELKDIVKGGIKERFAELRRMGIKTVMITGDNKLTAAAIAAEAGVDDFLAEATPEDKLKLIRSYQSEGRLVAMTGDGTNDAPALAQADVAVAMNSGTQAAKEAGNMVDLDSNPTKLLEIVEIGKQMLMTRGSLTTFSISNDIAKYFAIIPAAFVGTYPQLKALDIMHLASPSSAIMSAVIFNALIIVALIPLALKGVRYRAIGAVALLRRNLLLYGVGGIILPFVGIKAIDLLLSALNLA, encoded by the coding sequence ATGTTCGACAGCGAGCTGCTGATGCCGGCCATCGCCGACTCGTTCCGCAAACTCAGTCCCGCCACGCAGGTGCGCAGCCCCGTGATGTTCGTGGTCTACGTCGGCAGCATCATCACCACCTTGCTGTATGCGCAGGCGCTGTTCGGCAAGGGCGAGACCAGCCCCGGTTTCATCCTGGCGATCACCGTCTGGCTGTGGTTCACGGTGCTATTCGCGAACTTCGCCGAGGCCATGGCCGAAGGCCGCAGCAAGGCGCAGGCGGCGTCGCTGCGCAGCCTGAAGCAAACCGTGGTCGCCAAGAAGCTGGCCAGCCCCAAGTACGGCACCACCTGGCTGCCACAGCCCGCGCTCGATCTGCGCAAGGGTAACTACATCCTGGTGGAGGCGGGCGACGTGATCCCGATCGACGGTGAAGTGATCGAAGGCGTGGCGTCGGTCGACGAAAGCGCCATCACCGGCGAATCGGCGCCGGTGATCCGCGAGTCCGGCGGAGACTTCTCGTCCGTCACCGGCGGCACGCGCGTACTGTCGGACTGGCTGGTGGTCAAAGTCACCGCCAATCCGGGCGAGACCTTCCTCGACCGCATGATCTCGATGGTCGAAGGCGCCAAGCGCCAGAAAACGCCAAATGAGATCGCGCTGACGATCCTGCTGGTGGCCCTGACCATCGTGTTCCTGATCGTGACCGTGACCTTGCTGCCGTTTTCGTTGTTTTCCGTGGCCGCCAGCGGCAGCGGCGCGCCGGTCACCATCACGGTGCTGATCGCGCTGCTGGTGTGCCTGATCCCAACCACCATCGGCGGCCTGCTGTCGGCCATCGGCGTGGCCGGCATGAGCCGCATGATGCAGGCCAACGTGATCGCCACCTCCGGCCGCGCCGTGGAGGCGGCCGGCGACGTCGACGTGCTGCTGCTCGATAAAACCGGCACCATCACGCTCGGCAACCGCCAGGCATCATCGTTCGTGCCGGCGCCCGGCGTGACCGACCAGCAGTTGGCCGATATCGCGCAATTGGCCTCGCTGGCCGACGAAACGCCGGAAGGGCGCAGCATCGTGGTGCTGGCAAAGCAGAAGTTCAACCTGCGCGAGCGCGAGATGGCGTCGCTGAACGCGGTCTTTGTGCCGTTCACCGCGCAAACCCGCATGAGCGGCGTCGATATCGGCGACCGCGAAATCCGCAAGGGCGCGGCCGACACGGTGCGCAAGTACGTCGAGGCGCTCGGCTTGCCGTATCCGGCGGAAGTGACCCGCGCCGTCGACGACATCTCGCGTCGCGGCAGCACGCCGCTGGTGGTGGTCGACGGCGGCCGCGTGATGGGCGTCGTCGAGTTGAAGGACATCGTCAAGGGCGGCATCAAGGAGCGCTTCGCGGAGTTGCGCCGCATGGGCATCAAGACCGTCATGATCACCGGCGACAACAAGCTGACCGCCGCCGCCATCGCCGCCGAGGCGGGCGTGGACGATTTCCTGGCCGAGGCGACGCCGGAAGACAAGCTTAAACTGATACGCAGCTACCAGTCCGAGGGACGTCTGGTGGCGATGACCGGCGACGGCACCAACGACGCGCCGGCGCTGGCGCAGGCCGATGTCGCCGTGGCGATGAACTCGGGCACGCAGGCGGCCAAGGAGGCGGGCAACATGGTCGATCTGGATTCGAATCCAACCAAGCTGCTGGAGATCGTCGAAATCGGTAAGCAGATGCTGATGACGCGCGGCTCGCTGACGACGTTCTCCATCTCCAATGACATCGCCAAGTACTTCGCCATCATTCCGGCGGCCTTCGTCGGCACTTACCCGCAACTGAAGGCGCTCGACATCATGCACCTGGCCAGCCCGTCGTCGGCCATCATGTCGGCGGTGATCTTCAACGCGCTGATCATCGTCGCGCTGATTCCGCTGGCGCTCAAGGGCGTGCGTTACCGCGCCATCGGCGCCGTCGCGCTGTTGCGCCGCAACCTGCTGCTGTACGGCGTCGGCGGCATCATCCTGCCGTTTGTCGGCATCAAGGCCATCGACCTGCTGCTGTCGGCGCTCAACCTGGCTTAA
- a CDS encoding potassium-transporting ATPase subunit F → MSLFYVIGAAAAGGLLVYLIVALLKAEEL, encoded by the coding sequence ATGAGCCTCTTCTACGTGATCGGCGCCGCCGCCGCCGGCGGCCTGCTGGTGTATTTGATCGTCGCGTTGCTGAAAGCGGAGGAACTGTGA
- a CDS encoding potassium ABC transporter ATPase, with protein MDIVFIGAMVMFFAVTVAFTAGCDKLGGQP; from the coding sequence ATGGACATAGTATTTATCGGTGCGATGGTGATGTTCTTCGCTGTGACCGTGGCGTTTACCGCCGGTTGCGACAAGCTGGGAGGCCAGCCATGA
- a CDS encoding MoxR family ATPase gives MQATQRFEGSDQYVATNDLKLAVNAALTLQRPLLIKGEPGTGKTMLAEEVAAALNMPLMQWHIKSTTKAQQGLYEYDAVSRLRDSQLGDERVRDIQNYIVKGVLWQAFTAPEPVVLLIDEIDKADIEFPNDLLRELDRMEFYVYETREMVRAVHRPLVIITSNNEKELPDAFLRRCFFHYIKFPDRDTMEQIVAVHYPNLKKDLLAQALQSFYEVRDVPGLKKKPSTSEFLDWLKLLMAEDIPAEALRSQDAKAIVPPLHGALLKNEQDVHLFERLVFMSRTNR, from the coding sequence ATGCAAGCCACCCAACGCTTTGAGGGTTCCGACCAGTACGTCGCGACCAATGACCTGAAACTGGCCGTGAATGCGGCCTTGACGCTGCAACGCCCGCTGCTGATCAAGGGCGAGCCGGGCACCGGCAAGACCATGCTGGCCGAGGAAGTGGCCGCCGCCCTGAACATGCCGCTGATGCAATGGCATATCAAGTCCACCACCAAGGCGCAACAAGGGTTGTATGAATACGACGCGGTGTCGCGTTTGCGCGACTCCCAGCTGGGCGACGAGCGTGTGCGCGACATCCAGAACTACATCGTCAAGGGGGTGCTGTGGCAGGCTTTCACGGCCCCCGAGCCGGTGGTGCTGCTGATCGACGAAATCGACAAGGCCGACATCGAGTTCCCGAACGACCTGCTGCGCGAGCTCGACCGGATGGAGTTCTACGTGTATGAGACGCGCGAAATGGTGCGGGCGGTGCACCGGCCGCTGGTGATCATCACCTCCAATAATGAGAAGGAGCTGCCCGACGCCTTCCTGCGCCGCTGCTTCTTCCACTATATTAAATTCCCGGACCGCGACACGATGGAGCAGATCGTCGCCGTGCACTACCCGAATTTGAAGAAGGATTTGCTGGCACAGGCGCTGCAAAGCTTCTACGAGGTGCGCGACGTGCCGGGCCTGAAGAAAAAGCCGTCGACGTCGGAGTTCCTCGACTGGCTCAAGCTGCTGATGGCCGAGGACATCCCGGCCGAGGCGCTGCGCAGCCAGGACGCCAAGGCCATCGTGCCGCCGCTGCACGGCGCGCTGCTCAAGAACGAGCAGGACGTGCACCTGTTCGAGCGCCTGGTGTTCATGTCGAGGACCAACCGCTGA
- the kdpC gene encoding potassium-transporting ATPase subunit KdpC codes for MSFSAIRPAVVVFSALTLICGVIYPLAVTGIGATAFSAQAAGSLVEAGGKQVGSTLIGQPFSSPQYFWGRPSATGPMPNNAAGSSGSNQGPNNPALLDAVKGRIDALKAADPSNSAPIPVDLVTASASGLDPEISVAAARYQAGRIAAVRKLPAKEVLALIDRHRIAQVFGFFGEPRVNVLALNLALDGAASPDKG; via the coding sequence ATGTCGTTTTCCGCAATTCGTCCCGCCGTCGTCGTCTTCAGTGCCTTGACCCTGATCTGCGGCGTGATTTATCCACTCGCCGTCACCGGCATCGGCGCCACAGCATTTTCCGCCCAGGCGGCCGGCAGCCTGGTGGAAGCCGGCGGCAAGCAGGTCGGCTCGACGCTGATCGGCCAGCCGTTTTCGTCGCCGCAGTATTTTTGGGGCCGTCCGTCGGCCACCGGGCCGATGCCCAACAACGCCGCCGGCTCCAGCGGCTCCAATCAGGGACCGAACAATCCCGCGCTGCTGGATGCCGTCAAGGGCCGTATCGACGCGCTCAAGGCGGCCGATCCGTCCAACAGCGCTCCGATTCCGGTCGATCTGGTGACGGCGTCCGCCAGCGGCCTCGATCCCGAGATCAGCGTGGCCGCCGCGCGCTATCAGGCCGGCCGTATCGCCGCCGTCCGCAAGCTGCCGGCCAAGGAGGTGCTGGCGCTGATCGACCGCCACCGGATCGCCCAGGTGTTCGGCTTTTTCGGCGAGCCGAGGGTCAACGTGCTGGCGCTGAATCTGGCGTTGGACGGCGCGGCAAGCCCCGACAAGGGGTAA
- a CDS encoding GNAT family N-acetyltransferase, translated as MKAPSPIILELNGVRLEPLGPQHAEGLLAAAQDGELWTLRVTSVPAPNEVDAYIDKALEMRPTRLAFAVIDTVSGAVIGSTSYHDIVPGIGRMEIGYTWYAKSRQRSHVNSTCKLLLMTHAFEKLGAALVGLRTDNFNHASQAAIERLGARKDGVLRHHAVRRDGTVRDTVMYSITAGEWPEIKAQLRYRLERHGKA; from the coding sequence ATGAAGGCGCCCTCCCCGATCATCCTGGAATTGAACGGCGTGCGCCTCGAGCCGCTCGGGCCGCAGCACGCCGAGGGCCTGCTGGCCGCCGCGCAGGACGGCGAGCTGTGGACCTTGCGCGTCACCTCCGTGCCGGCGCCGAACGAAGTGGACGCCTACATCGACAAGGCGCTGGAGATGCGCCCCACCCGGCTGGCGTTTGCCGTCATCGACACCGTCAGCGGCGCCGTCATCGGCTCGACCAGTTATCACGACATCGTCCCGGGCATCGGCCGCATGGAGATCGGCTACACCTGGTACGCCAAGAGCCGCCAGCGCAGCCACGTCAACTCCACCTGCAAGCTGCTGCTGATGACGCACGCGTTCGAAAAACTGGGCGCGGCGCTGGTCGGCCTGCGCACCGATAACTTCAACCACGCCTCGCAGGCGGCGATCGAGCGCCTGGGCGCGCGCAAGGACGGCGTGCTGCGCCACCACGCGGTGCGGCGCGACGGCACTGTGCGCGACACGGTCATGTACAGCATCACGGCCGGCGAATGGCCCGAGATCAAGGCGCAGCTGCGCTACCGGCTGGAACGGCACGGGAAGGCCTGA
- the kdpD gene encoding two-component system sensor histidine kinase KdpD, with protein sequence MFPNESQRPDPDALLAQVNAQERKAARGKLRIYFGASAGVGKTYAMLAAARKSQAEGQEVLVGVVETHGRGETAAMLGDLDVLPPKRIDYRGKTLSEFDLDGALARRPPLILMDELAHSNAPGSRHPKRWQDIEELLDAGIDVLTTVNVQHLESLNDVVGGITGIRVGETVPDTVFDQADEVVLVDIPADELLARLKSGKVYQEQQAERASKNFFRKGNLIALRELALRRTADRVEDDVRAYRVEQSIADIWKTGAALLACVGPRPGSEHTVRSTARLAGQLGTGWHAIYVETPSLHRLPAARREQILKTLKLAESLGATTAVISGRDIAMAAVEYARSRNLSKIVVGRAHPTWPWRPPHIKRLALYAPDLDLIEIGRASKEPEAASPVPIGRDADDLPADADDTGVKVPWLRSRAAGYLIAAVASVATALVATPLAVWLDLANIAMLFLLMVVLVAVRFGRGPSVLGTCVSVACFDFFFVPPRFTFAVTDFQYVITFVVMLAVGLITGHLTAGLRFEARIASQREKRSRALYEFARELSGALQTEQIFGTTQAAIQRAFRARSTLMVPDDEGRLRMPPPGNGGGAIQAVDAAYIGHRSALDIGIAQWSFDHAESAGLGTGTLPASRIFYLPLEAPMRTRGVLAIEPANARWILIPEQRQQLDTFAALAAIALERVHYIEVAQNALVNMESERLRNSLLAALSHDLRTPLTSLVGLSESLAGSKPALAPSQLDMAAALHDEALRMSALVSNLLDMARIQSGEVKFNLQWQPLEEVVGSALRASASLLKGHVVRTRLPSDLPLLRYDAVLIERVLCNLVENAGKYTPPGSQIVIAAELHGAWINILVYDDGPGLPPGREEAIFEKFTRGERESAKPGVGLGLAICRAIVEAHGGRIAAAQSPLGGAGFAISLPLGTPPEMPEMHELEQDS encoded by the coding sequence ATGTTCCCCAACGAGAGCCAACGACCCGACCCCGATGCGCTGCTGGCGCAGGTGAATGCGCAGGAGCGCAAGGCGGCGCGCGGCAAGCTGCGCATCTACTTCGGCGCCTCCGCCGGCGTTGGCAAGACCTATGCGATGCTGGCCGCCGCCCGCAAGTCGCAGGCCGAAGGGCAGGAGGTGTTGGTCGGCGTTGTCGAAACCCACGGACGCGGCGAGACCGCCGCCATGCTGGGGGACCTGGACGTGCTGCCGCCCAAGCGCATCGACTATCGCGGCAAAACCCTGAGCGAATTCGATCTCGATGGCGCGCTGGCCCGGCGCCCGCCGCTGATCCTCATGGACGAACTGGCGCACTCCAACGCGCCCGGCTCGCGCCACCCCAAGCGCTGGCAGGACATCGAGGAACTGCTCGACGCCGGCATCGACGTGCTCACCACCGTCAATGTGCAGCACCTTGAAAGCCTCAACGACGTCGTCGGCGGCATCACCGGCATCCGCGTCGGCGAGACGGTGCCCGACACGGTGTTCGACCAGGCCGACGAGGTGGTGCTGGTCGATATCCCGGCCGACGAACTGTTGGCGCGCCTCAAAAGCGGCAAGGTCTATCAGGAGCAGCAGGCCGAGCGCGCGTCGAAAAACTTCTTCCGCAAAGGGAATCTGATCGCGTTGCGCGAGCTGGCGCTGCGCCGCACCGCCGACCGGGTCGAGGACGACGTGCGCGCCTACCGCGTCGAGCAATCGATTGCCGACATCTGGAAGACCGGCGCCGCGCTGCTGGCCTGCGTCGGCCCGCGTCCCGGCAGCGAGCATACGGTGCGCAGCACGGCGAGGCTGGCCGGCCAACTGGGCACCGGCTGGCACGCGATCTATGTCGAAACGCCGTCGCTGCATCGGCTGCCCGCCGCGCGGCGCGAGCAGATTCTCAAAACCCTGAAGCTGGCGGAGAGCCTGGGCGCGACCACGGCGGTCATTTCCGGGCGCGACATCGCCATGGCGGCGGTGGAATATGCGCGCAGCCGCAACCTGTCGAAGATCGTGGTCGGCCGCGCCCATCCGACGTGGCCTTGGCGCCCGCCGCACATCAAGCGCCTGGCGCTCTACGCGCCGGACCTCGACCTGATCGAAATCGGCCGCGCAAGCAAGGAGCCGGAGGCGGCATCGCCGGTTCCCATCGGCCGGGACGCCGACGACTTGCCCGCCGATGCCGATGACACCGGGGTAAAAGTGCCTTGGCTGCGCAGCCGGGCCGCCGGCTACCTGATTGCCGCCGTGGCCAGCGTCGCCACCGCGCTGGTGGCCACGCCGCTGGCGGTCTGGCTCGACCTGGCCAACATCGCCATGCTGTTTTTGCTGATGGTGGTGTTGGTGGCGGTGCGCTTCGGTCGCGGACCGTCGGTGCTGGGCACTTGCGTCAGCGTGGCCTGCTTCGACTTCTTTTTCGTTCCGCCGCGCTTCACCTTCGCCGTGACGGATTTCCAGTACGTGATTACCTTTGTCGTCATGCTCGCGGTGGGTCTGATCACCGGCCACCTGACCGCCGGCCTGCGTTTCGAGGCGCGCATCGCCTCACAGCGCGAGAAGCGCTCGCGCGCACTCTATGAGTTCGCGCGTGAACTGTCCGGCGCTTTGCAAACCGAACAAATCTTCGGGACCACGCAGGCGGCGATTCAGCGGGCCTTCCGCGCCCGCTCCACGCTGATGGTGCCGGACGACGAGGGCAGGCTGCGGATGCCGCCTCCCGGAAACGGTGGCGGCGCTATCCAGGCCGTCGATGCCGCCTATATCGGACATCGCTCCGCGCTCGACATCGGCATCGCCCAATGGTCGTTCGACCACGCCGAAAGCGCGGGCCTGGGCACCGGCACCCTGCCAGCCAGCCGGATCTTTTACCTGCCGCTGGAAGCGCCGATGCGCACACGCGGCGTACTGGCAATCGAACCGGCAAACGCGCGCTGGATACTGATCCCCGAGCAGCGGCAGCAGCTCGACACCTTCGCCGCGCTGGCCGCCATCGCGCTGGAACGGGTGCACTACATCGAGGTGGCGCAGAACGCGCTGGTCAACATGGAATCCGAGCGGCTGCGCAATTCGCTGCTGGCGGCGTTGTCGCACGACCTGCGCACGCCGCTCACGTCCCTGGTCGGCCTGTCCGAATCGCTGGCCGGCTCGAAACCGGCGCTGGCGCCCTCGCAACTGGACATGGCGGCCGCGCTGCACGACGAGGCCCTGCGCATGAGCGCCCTGGTCTCGAATCTGCTCGACATGGCGCGCATCCAGAGCGGGGAAGTGAAATTCAACCTGCAATGGCAGCCGCTGGAGGAAGTGGTGGGCAGCGCGCTGCGCGCCAGCGCGTCGCTATTAAAAGGCCACGTGGTGCGCACCCGGCTGCCGTCCGACCTGCCGCTGCTGCGCTACGACGCGGTGCTGATCGAACGGGTGCTGTGCAACCTGGTGGAAAACGCCGGCAAATATACGCCGCCCGGATCGCAAATCGTCATCGCCGCCGAGTTGCACGGCGCCTGGATTAATATCCTGGTCTATGATGACGGTCCGGGTTTGCCGCCCGGACGGGAGGAAGCCATCTTCGAGAAATTCACGCGCGGCGAACGGGAATCGGCCAAGCCTGGCGTGGGCCTGGGGCTGGCGATCTGCCGCGCCATCGTCGAGGCGCACGGCGGACGCATCGCGGCGGCGCAGTCGCCGTTGGGCGGCGCGGGCTTCGCGATCTCGCTGCCGCTTGGCACGCCGCCGGAAATGCCGGAGATGCACGAGCTGGAACAGGATAGCTGA
- the kdpE gene encoding two-component system response regulator KdpE codes for MNDIATAPIALLVEDEPQIRRFVRAALEEEGWQVHEAATLQRGLIDAGTRKPDLIVLDLGLPDGDGIDFVADLRKWSTVPVIVLSARVNEADKIRALDAGADDYLTKPFGVGELLARVRATLRRQRQPAADNDGLIVFGDVTVDLKNRRVTRAGENVHLTPTEYRLLAVLVGNAGRVMTNPQLLRAVWGPSQGENGHYLRIYMGHLRHKLEADPTQPRHLLTETAVGYRLQLQS; via the coding sequence ATGAATGACATAGCGACCGCCCCCATCGCCCTGCTGGTCGAGGACGAGCCGCAAATCCGCCGCTTCGTGCGCGCCGCGCTGGAGGAGGAGGGCTGGCAGGTGCACGAGGCGGCGACCCTGCAGCGTGGCCTGATAGACGCCGGCACCCGCAAACCGGACTTGATCGTGCTCGATCTGGGCCTGCCCGACGGCGACGGCATCGATTTCGTCGCCGATTTGCGCAAATGGTCGACGGTGCCGGTGATCGTGCTGTCGGCGCGGGTCAACGAGGCCGACAAGATCCGTGCGCTCGACGCCGGGGCCGACGATTACCTGACCAAGCCGTTCGGTGTCGGCGAGCTGCTGGCGCGGGTGCGCGCCACCTTGCGGCGCCAGCGCCAGCCCGCCGCCGATAATGATGGCCTGATCGTGTTCGGCGACGTGACGGTGGACCTGAAGAACCGCCGCGTCACGCGCGCCGGGGAGAATGTCCACCTGACGCCCACCGAGTATCGACTGCTCGCGGTTTTGGTGGGTAACGCCGGCCGCGTGATGACCAATCCGCAGTTGCTGCGCGCGGTCTGGGGGCCGTCGCAAGGGGAGAACGGCCACTACCTGCGCATCTACATGGGGCACCTGCGGCACAAGCTGGAGGCCGATCCCACTCAGCCGCGCCATCTGCTGACCGAGACTGCGGTCGGCTACCGCCTTCAATTGCAATCATGA
- a CDS encoding dihydrodipicolinate synthase family protein, giving the protein MLTSIRGIWVPLATPLHHCEIDLAAYVRPSQDGLVRHFETIADATAQPIVLYNVPARTGINLELATARRLAVNPQFIGIKEAGGSLQQMTELVLRTPLSMLCGDDALLFAALCGGGHGAFSAAAHIRVDLYVRLYDLVCAQRLTEARDLFDHLLPIIRLLFSEPNPAPLKAALSIQDRIGDELRLPMTPASTECKLGLAAALEELEDIPVYRSDAAAQPATRACTAAAEVA; this is encoded by the coding sequence ATGCTTACCTCCATTCGCGGCATCTGGGTGCCGCTGGCCACACCGCTGCATCATTGCGAAATCGATCTCGCCGCCTATGTGCGGCCATCGCAGGATGGTCTGGTGCGCCACTTCGAGACGATCGCCGACGCCACGGCGCAGCCGATCGTGCTGTATAACGTGCCGGCGCGCACCGGCATCAATCTGGAGCTGGCCACAGCGCGCCGTTTGGCGGTCAACCCGCAATTCATCGGCATCAAGGAAGCCGGCGGCAGCTTGCAGCAGATGACGGAGCTGGTGCTCCGCACGCCGCTGTCGATGCTGTGCGGCGACGATGCGCTGCTGTTCGCAGCCTTGTGCGGCGGCGGGCATGGCGCCTTCTCGGCCGCCGCGCATATCCGCGTCGATTTGTATGTGCGGCTATACGATCTGGTGTGCGCGCAACGCCTGACGGAGGCACGCGATCTGTTCGACCATCTGCTGCCGATTATCCGGCTGCTGTTTTCGGAGCCGAATCCAGCGCCGCTCAAGGCCGCGCTGTCGATACAGGACCGGATCGGCGATGAGTTGCGCCTGCCGATGACACCCGCCAGCACGGAGTGCAAGCTCGGCCTCGCCGCCGCGCTGGAGGAGCTGGAAGACATTCCAGTCTATCGTTCGGACGCGGCGGCGCAACCGGCCACGCGTGCCTGTACTGCAGCGGCGGAGGTGGCATGA